A window of Desulfobacterales bacterium genomic DNA:
GATAAACCTGGAGGGCTTAATGCAATACTTTCAATCCTTTATGAATTAAAAGTAAATGTTGAATATATGTATGCTTATGTTCCCCGCAGTCAAAATAAAGCTGTAATGATATTCAGATTTGTTGATAATGAACTTGCTGCGAAGGTTTTAAAAGAAAAAGGGATAAAAGTTTTTGACGCTGATGAAGCACATTCAATTTAGATTAGCTGGGTAGAGGCAACCACAATGCCATTAAGTTAAGAAAAATCCTTAACTTAATGGCATTGAGGGGCAACCAACCGGTCACCCCTACAGAAAGTGGGAATTTATTTAAGCGCTATTTCTTTAGTTATGTTTACTTTTTTCTAACGTTATACAAAAGTTTTTCAACTGAGGAATTAAATTCTCTACTAATTTTTTTAATTTCTCATACACTTCATGGGCATTAGAAAAATTTTGTTTGTGACCCATTTCTTGAAGCTGACATGTTAATTCTTTCCCTGCATTTGAAAAAAAACTAATACTACCTTTAAACTTATGAGAAGCTATTTTAAGACTCTTAGCATCTTGATTTTCAATTGCGTTTTTAATTTCAACCATACTTTGGGGATAGATATTTATAAAAGACTCTATTAACTTTAATGCAAATACTTCATTATTAGCTACTAAATCCATAAAATCTTGTTGATTAAACTGAACCTGCTGAGTATGTATATTTTGATAGTTTGACTTTACCGCATCATTATCATTTAATTTTAATACCCGATTTAACTCTCGCTTTAAACTTTGAAGGCTAACAGGTTTACTTACATAACCATTCATTCCACTTTTAAAACATAAATCACGGTCTTCCTTCATTGCATAAGCAGTCATTGCAATAATGGGAATATCATGATTCATCACATTTGAGTTTTTATTTCTTATGAATTTACTCGCTGTTATTCCATCCATTTCAGGCATTTGAACATCCATAAGGATAAGGTCAAATGTGTTATTTTCTAACATCTCAACCGCTTCTTGCCCGTTATTAACTACAGATATTTGATAATTATTTAATAAGCCTTTTATGACTTCTCGATTGAAAAGATTGTCTTCCGCTACAAGAATTTTTAAATCTATTGGAATATTTTTTTCCTTATTAATATCCTGAATAGATTCGTCTGTTTGAGTCATTGAACCTTTCTCAAAAGGAATCACGAACCAAAAATTAGACCCTTTACTTTCTTCACTTTCAACATGAATGGTTCCTCCCATTAATTCGACAATTTTTTTTGAAATTACAAGCCCTAATCCTGTTCCTGCAATTTTAACTTTGGAAACCTGTGAAAAAGGCTTAAATAATTTATTAATCTTATCTTGTGAGATACCTATACCTGTATCCTTTACACTAAAACACAAGGTAACATGAGTATCTGTTTCTTTCTCGATAGAAATGTTAATAGAAACTACTCCTTGATGAGTAAATTTAATCGCATTATTTCCGAGATTTAAAAGAATCTGTTTTAGTCTTACTGGATCAGTTTTAATAACAGGAAAATGTTCATCTATCTCTTCACAAGTAAATTCAATTCCTTTAGAAAGAGCGGATTGATATAAAATATTCTTCACATCATTGAATATATCAGATAGCAATATGTCTTTATGTTCTATATCAAGCTTACCGGATTCAATCTTTGACACGTCTAATACGTCGTTTATTATTGTTAGAAGATTATTTCCTGCGGCATTTATTATGTCTAAATATTTTTTCTGTTCAGGTGTATGATTTGTCTCAAGAAGCAATTGACTTAAACCAATAATAGCGTTCATAGGGGTTCGTATTTCATGGCTCATGTTTGCTAAAAAGTTGGATTTAGCTTTGGTAGCGGATTCAGCCTCTATCTTGGCATTACGGAGCAGTTCCTCGATTTGTTTGCGTTTTACAATTTCTCCAATTAATCTTGCTGAACGCTCTAAACGTTTCTTGGCAATGTCTATCATGTAGGAAGGACGGGACTGATAAGCATTTGCATATTCAATCAGGCTTTCTACTGCTACACCATATATTTCAGCTATTTCTTGGAGTTTATTCGAATCACGTGGGGGGTCTCCATATCCTAAATTTATTGCACCTATTATTTTTTCCCCTGCCAAAATTGGTAAGCTGAAAATACGGAGACCACCGTAACATTCAATATCAACAGGATTACCTGTCTCAATAGAAATTTTTGAGCAATCAGTCCAGCAGGATTCATGACAGAGCCATCTGCTGCTTGCCATAGCGATACGGTTATCATCTGTAGCGCACATGTTTCGTGAAGTCTCGTACAGAAATCGGCACCAGCTTGAAGTGACGATACCACAAGCATAGTCACCATTTTTTTCATAAACTGCGGACGAAGTATCCATCATATCATGATAATCGTCTACAATATCATAAAGCATATCCTTTCCTACAGAATCGAGTATTGTGCGATCCGTGTTTATCATAGTTAAATCGCCGTAGGCTGTTAAGTATTGGACATTATCTAACCGTACTTTATTGCTGGACAGAAGCCATTCTATATCCCTCAAGGCTTTCTCTGTCCGTTTGCGTTCAGTGATATCGTGAATAATCGAAAAAAGAACTGTGTTATCATTGATCATTAAAGGAGATGAATGGACTTCCACCATTTTTATCTCACCGCTTACAATCCGGTGTGGAAAGATAAAATAATTGCGTTCTTCATATAATGCCCTCTTGCGCTCCTCTATTATTTCTTCTATCGGTAGGAGATTAATTTGTTGAATTGACATCATGCGTAATTCATCAATCTTGTAACCATAAAAATTTTCAGCAGAACGATTAGCATCAATAATTTGTCCGCTTTCTGGTTCAATAATCAGCATGATGGCATGATGCCTGACAAACATACTTCGAAACTGTTCTTCACTTTGCTTCAGCTTTCTGTACAAAATATCCTGTGGTTTAGTCAGGCAGGTTTCAATAAACGCTAAAAAAAACAGGTAGAAGGATCCTATCTGGAAAAAATGACCAATCGCGTTCATAATGCCAAACGGATCTGCATACAAAGTAAAAGCTAATCCGGTAGCGATGAACAGTATGAGCGAAGACACAATAAGCGCTAACACTTTGTAATCAAAAGATTGGCGGTTAATGAGCAGTAGACCTATCGCTACCAATAAAATTAGACAGATGATATAATCGCTCACTACCTTAAAAGATGTTAACCCGACCCCATCAACAATGCAAATCGGGAATATCTGCCAATAAAAAATGGAAAGCAAAATAACTGAAGTAATCATTGAATATATAATAAACATAAGATTGGTATTAAGTCTGCGATTGATGAACAACGGAGCGAGCATCAGTGAAATACTCAGCACATACCTGCTTGCTATATAAAGTGCTGGCCCCAAATTACCGTAATTAGGGAATACACCCATATTTTTGTTACCAAGTACGTGCATTAAATCCAGGAATGCAAAAAAAATAAAGGCTATACCGACGCAAATGAAATAGTCGTTATCTACAAGATGCCGTCCATTCCAAATTATCGTAAAAGCACAGGCGGCTATGACAATGGAAAATCCATCCATCAAACTGTGGAAAAGGTTATAGTTGTGCCTGCTGATGAAATAGAGTACAGGTAGTGCTAATACCCAGAATATTGATATTTTATATTTTGATAGGACAAAGTGCATATACATCAATCTAAGATTAATTGCTTGATTTAGTAGATCTTTATTTTTCATTTTGCTTTTATTTTGGAACATTCGGGTCTTATATCTTTTGAAGCTCAGGCCGAAGGCTTTCTAAACTTTTGATAAAATTTTATAGCTTAATTTAGAATTGATTTATACAATCATTGATACACGATTATCAAGTTTTTTTATTGAGAATCCTCCAAGATACGCCCCTTTTTTAAAGCAGGGCTGTTAAGTTCTATGCAGAGGCTTTATTTACAGTCCTTTTCACTGTAGGGGCGACCGGCTGGTCGCCCTTTTGGAAATTGTTTCATAATGGAATTGGCGACCAGCCGGTCGCCACAATGTCATTAAGTTAAGAAAATGACTTATCACTATGCTCTATATATAGTTATGTGATCCAAATAGCCCCCTCCCCCTTGACGGGGGCTGTTAAGTTCTTCGTAGGTGCTTTATTTAAAGCCCATTTCACTGTAGGGGCGACCGGCTGGTCGCCCTTTTGGAAATTGTTGCATAATGGAATTGGGCGACCAGCCGGTCGCCCCTACAATCTCTAAAAGATAACATGGTTCTTTAAAATATTTGAAATTGCTTAAAATTTTAGAACTTAACAGCCCTGCCCCCCTTGACGGGGGAGGGTTGGGGTAGGGTTGGGGTGGGGGTGAAAAACCTTAACTTAATGGCATTGGCCGGTCGCCCCTACAATCTTTAAAAGATAACAAGGTTTCTTAGAATCTCGTTTTAAGCATGACAGAAAAATAGTATCTAAGTTTAAAATAGATATTTTCCTTTACAAAAAGATATTTCCTATTTATTATTTTCAAATTTAGTTAGGTTTTTTTCAACATAATAAAAGTTTAAGGAGGGAAACATGCGTGTAAAAGAATTATTGATTTTTATTTTAATGAGTCTGTTTTTGATGTCAACCCAAAGCTATGCTGATGAAGAAATTATTTTTAGTGCTACCCCTTGTCGTCCTTCAAA
This region includes:
- a CDS encoding response regulator; its protein translation is MFQNKSKMKNKDLLNQAINLRLMYMHFVLSKYKISIFWVLALPVLYFISRHNYNLFHSLMDGFSIVIAACAFTIIWNGRHLVDNDYFICVGIAFIFFAFLDLMHVLGNKNMGVFPNYGNLGPALYIASRYVLSISLMLAPLFINRRLNTNLMFIIYSMITSVILLSIFYWQIFPICIVDGVGLTSFKVVSDYIICLILLVAIGLLLINRQSFDYKVLALIVSSLILFIATGLAFTLYADPFGIMNAIGHFFQIGSFYLFFLAFIETCLTKPQDILYRKLKQSEEQFRSMFVRHHAIMLIIEPESGQIIDANRSAENFYGYKIDELRMMSIQQINLLPIEEIIEERKRALYEERNYFIFPHRIVSGEIKMVEVHSSPLMINDNTVLFSIIHDITERKRTEKALRDIEWLLSSNKVRLDNVQYLTAYGDLTMINTDRTILDSVGKDMLYDIVDDYHDMMDTSSAVYEKNGDYACGIVTSSWCRFLYETSRNMCATDDNRIAMASSRWLCHESCWTDCSKISIETGNPVDIECYGGLRIFSLPILAGEKIIGAINLGYGDPPRDSNKLQEIAEIYGVAVESLIEYANAYQSRPSYMIDIAKKRLERSARLIGEIVKRKQIEELLRNAKIEAESATKAKSNFLANMSHEIRTPMNAIIGLSQLLLETNHTPEQKKYLDIINAAGNNLLTIINDVLDVSKIESGKLDIEHKDILLSDIFNDVKNILYQSALSKGIEFTCEEIDEHFPVIKTDPVRLKQILLNLGNNAIKFTHQGVVSINISIEKETDTHVTLCFSVKDTGIGISQDKINKLFKPFSQVSKVKIAGTGLGLVISKKIVELMGGTIHVESEESKGSNFWFVIPFEKGSMTQTDESIQDINKEKNIPIDLKILVAEDNLFNREVIKGLLNNYQISVVNNGQEAVEMLENNTFDLILMDVQMPEMDGITASKFIRNKNSNVMNHDIPIIAMTAYAMKEDRDLCFKSGMNGYVSKPVSLQSLKRELNRVLKLNDNDAVKSNYQNIHTQQVQFNQQDFMDLVANNEVFALKLIESFINIYPQSMVEIKNAIENQDAKSLKIASHKFKGSISFFSNAGKELTCQLQEMGHKQNFSNAHEVYEKLKKLVENLIPQLKNFCITLEKSKHN